One Papaver somniferum cultivar HN1 chromosome 10, ASM357369v1, whole genome shotgun sequence genomic window carries:
- the LOC113318037 gene encoding serine/threonine-protein phosphatase PP1-like yields MMTMEGMMDIGVLDDIIRRLLDGKGGGKQVQLSEGEIRQLCVNARHVFLNQPNLLKLHAPIKICGDIHGQYQDLLRMFEFGGFPPSASYLFLGDYVDRGKQSLETICLLLAYKVRYPDKLFLLRGNHEDAKINRIYGFYDECKRRFNVRLWKIFTDCFNCLPVAAVIDEKIFCMHGGLSPDLENLKQINDIKRPTEIPDAGLLCDLLWADPDPAVEGWQDSDRGVSCTFGPDRVKEFLSKNELDLICRGHQVVEDGYEFFAKRRLVTIFSAPNYGGEFDNAGALMSVDEALMCSFEILKPMEHDPPAGSSSSSGLTLKKLPKGSK; encoded by the exons ATGATGACAATGGAAGGGATGATGGATATAGGGGTATTGGATGATATAATAAGAAGGTTATTGGACGGGAAAGGAGGAGGTAAACAGGTTCAATTATCTGAAGGTGAAATTAGACAACTTTGTGTCAACGCTAGACATGTTTTCCTGAATCAACCTAATCTTCTAAAACTCCACGCCCCTATCAAGATCTGTG GTGATATACATGGGCAATACCAAGACCTTTTAAGGATGTTTGAATTTGGTGGTTTCCCTCCTTCTGCAAGCTACCTCTTTCTTGGAGACTACGTTGATCGTGGTAAACAAAGCTTAGAAACCATCTGCTTACTGTTGGCCTACAAAGTTAGGTATCCCGACAAGCTATTTCTTTTAAGAGGAAACCATGAAGATGCAAAAATAAATAGGATTTATGGTTTCTACGACGAGTGCAAAAGGAGGTTTAATGTTCGGTTGTGGAAGATCTTTACTGACTGCTTTAATTGCTTGCCCGTGGCTGCTGTCATTGATGAAAAGATCTTCTGCATGCATGGGGGTCTTTCTCCAGACTTGGAAAATCTAAAACAAATAAATGATATCAAAAGACCAACTGAGATCCCTGATGCTGGTCTCCTATGTGATCTGTTGTGGGCTGATCCTGACCCTGCAGTTGAAGGATGGCAAGACAGTGATCGAGGTGTGTCCTGTACCTTTGGACCTGACAGGGTTAAGGAGTTCTTATCTAAGAATGAACTAGACCTAATATGCCGGGGTCATCAG GTGGTCGAGGATGGATATGAATTCTTTGCCAAAAGGAGATTAGTTACAATATTTTCGGCTCCAAACTATGGTGGGGAATTTGATAATGCAGGTGCTTTGATGAGTGTTGATGAAGCTCTAATGTGTTCTTTCGAGATATTGAAACCAATGGAACATGATCCTCCTGCAGGCAGTTCTAGTTCTTCAGGGTTGACGCTTAAGAAG TTACCGAAAGGTTCAAAATGA